A stretch of Hydrogenothermus marinus DNA encodes these proteins:
- the ligA gene encoding NAD-dependent DNA ligase LigA yields MYSKQEEAKLIELTRQLLKLDISKIKDIKEAEEVAVKLRDVIRYHDWRYYVLSNPVISDYEYDQLFHKLKELEKKFPQIITPDSPTQRIPSELIEGFPKVKHLTPMLSLDNSYNAADLRDFDRRVKELTGLKEVEYAVEPKFDGAGIALVYRDNFFVRGSTRGDGVVGDDITQNLRTIKTIPLSADFKKYGIKIIEIRGEVLIRKSLFKKMNEERLQEGLPLLANPRNAAAGSLRLKNPQEVAKRNLEAFVYQITYTEDENGNNLLGTKIKTHYEAIKILYSLGFRTPIPEEEIKVFNNIEDVIKYCNEWEQKRKDYPYEIDGMVIKVNDISLYDKLGFTSHHPRWAIAYKFKADQATTRIIKVVFQVGRTGAITPVAKLEPVEIGGVIVSSVSLINEDFIKMKDIRIGDLVLIERAGEVIPYVVKVIKEARTGNEKPIEFPKNCPSCGLPLIKPPGEAVYRCININCPAQVVARIAHFASKEAMDIRGLGEATVKKFYKLGILKKIPDIYRLPYDKIKNLQGFGEKSVENLKKAIEESKQRPIHRLIYGLSIRYVGQSTAKTLAENIKCVEDLKDWKVEDLEKLPDIGYVVAHSIYSFFHNEENIKTIYELKQLGVNTCKKEEKKSDKLKGITIVFTGTLKHFTREEAKELVESLGGKVSNSVSRKTTYLVVGENPGSKYEKAKKLGIKMLTEDEFLKLVGIEK; encoded by the coding sequence ATGTATTCTAAACAAGAAGAAGCTAAATTAATAGAACTTACTAGACAACTGCTAAAACTTGATATATCAAAAATTAAAGATATAAAAGAAGCAGAAGAAGTAGCAGTAAAATTAAGAGATGTTATAAGATACCACGATTGGAGGTATTATGTACTTTCAAATCCTGTTATTTCTGATTATGAATATGATCAATTATTTCATAAACTAAAAGAATTAGAAAAAAAATTTCCACAAATAATAACACCTGATTCTCCAACCCAAAGAATACCTTCAGAACTTATAGAAGGTTTTCCAAAAGTAAAACATTTAACTCCTATGCTTTCTTTAGATAACTCTTATAATGCAGCAGATTTAAGGGATTTTGATAGAAGAGTAAAAGAGCTTACAGGTTTAAAAGAAGTAGAATATGCAGTAGAACCTAAATTTGATGGAGCAGGAATAGCATTAGTATATAGAGATAACTTTTTTGTTAGAGGTTCTACAAGAGGAGATGGAGTAGTTGGAGATGATATTACACAAAATTTAAGAACAATAAAAACAATACCTTTATCAGCAGATTTCAAGAAATATGGAATTAAAATAATAGAAATTAGAGGAGAAGTTTTAATTAGAAAATCCTTATTCAAAAAAATGAATGAAGAAAGGCTACAAGAAGGATTACCACTTCTTGCAAATCCAAGAAATGCCGCAGCAGGCTCTTTAAGACTAAAAAATCCTCAAGAAGTAGCAAAAAGAAATTTAGAAGCTTTTGTATATCAGATAACTTATACAGAAGATGAAAATGGAAATAACTTACTTGGAACAAAAATAAAAACCCATTATGAAGCTATAAAAATATTATATAGCCTTGGATTTAGAACACCTATTCCAGAAGAAGAAATAAAAGTTTTTAATAACATTGAAGATGTAATTAAATACTGTAATGAATGGGAGCAAAAAAGAAAAGATTATCCTTATGAGATAGATGGAATGGTAATAAAAGTTAATGATATATCTTTATATGATAAATTAGGATTTACTTCACATCATCCAAGATGGGCAATAGCATATAAATTTAAAGCAGACCAAGCAACTACAAGAATAATAAAAGTAGTTTTCCAAGTTGGAAGAACTGGAGCTATTACACCAGTTGCAAAACTTGAACCAGTAGAAATAGGAGGAGTAATAGTTTCTTCTGTTTCTCTAATAAATGAAGATTTTATAAAAATGAAAGATATAAGAATAGGAGATTTAGTTTTAATTGAAAGAGCAGGAGAAGTAATACCTTATGTAGTAAAAGTAATAAAAGAAGCAAGAACAGGAAATGAAAAACCAATAGAATTTCCCAAAAATTGTCCATCTTGTGGCTTGCCACTTATAAAACCACCAGGAGAAGCAGTTTATAGATGTATAAATATAAACTGTCCAGCTCAAGTTGTAGCAAGAATAGCCCATTTTGCATCTAAGGAAGCAATGGATATTAGAGGGCTTGGAGAAGCAACGGTAAAAAAATTTTATAAACTTGGTATTCTAAAGAAAATTCCAGATATATATAGACTACCTTATGATAAAATCAAGAACTTACAAGGATTTGGAGAAAAATCAGTAGAAAATCTAAAAAAAGCAATAGAAGAATCAAAACAAAGACCTATCCATAGATTAATATATGGATTAAGTATTAGATATGTGGGACAATCTACAGCAAAAACATTAGCAGAAAATATCAAATGTGTAGAAGATCTGAAAGACTGGAAAGTAGAAGATTTAGAGAAATTACCAGATATAGGTTATGTAGTAGCACATAGTATTTATTCATTTTTCCATAATGAAGAGAATATAAAAACAATATATGAACTTAAGCAGTTAGGAGTAAATACTTGTAAAAAAGAAGAAAAGAAATCAGATAAACTAAAAGGAATTACTATTGTATTTACAGGAACTTTAAAACATTTTACAAGAGAAGAAGCAAAAGAGTTAGTAGAATCACTTGGAGGAAAAGTATCAAATAGTGTAAGTAGAAAAACAACATATCTTGTAGTAGGAGAAAATCCTGGTTCAAAATATGAAAAAGCTAAAAAACTTGGAATTAAAATGTTAACTGAAGATGAGTTTCTAAAATTAGTTGGAATAGAAAAATAA
- a CDS encoding Glu/Leu/Phe/Val family dehydrogenase, whose amino-acid sequence MIKEYIENNFNYPKEFIDYIFSYNRIISFSIKKRLNGKLKIFNGYRIQHNNDFGIYKGGFRLNEKVSIEEMKTLSFLMSVKNRIYDLPFGGAKGGIALNPKKVSKEDLRQVIRDYILNLKNYIGENKDVLAPDVGTDSKTMALIFEEYKNINNEISFAITTGKSEYLGGLSYRKKSTGYSVAYFLDKFLKINNIKNPKIGIHGFGKVGKFTAYKLNELGYKISGISDSKGGIISDNLDIEKLINIKKEKGSVIYYPANKKVSSSEFLEEDFDVLIIASFENVINKENVNNIKAKILVEGANFPISVDVEDILLNKGIKILPDIIVNGGGVFISYFEWIKGKTYQEFSEEYLDTKLKSKIDEIFNKVSLISMKENLDFRKAAYKLALNKFLDRFYEIY is encoded by the coding sequence ATGATAAAAGAGTATATAGAAAATAATTTTAACTACCCAAAAGAATTTATAGATTATATATTTAGCTACAATCGTATAATTTCCTTTTCTATTAAAAAAAGACTAAATGGAAAACTTAAAATTTTTAATGGATATCGGATTCAACATAACAATGATTTTGGCATTTATAAAGGAGGATTTAGGCTTAATGAGAAAGTAAGTATTGAAGAAATGAAAACTTTATCCTTTTTAATGAGTGTAAAAAATAGAATCTATGATTTACCATTTGGTGGAGCAAAAGGTGGTATAGCATTAAATCCAAAAAAAGTTTCCAAAGAAGACTTAAGACAGGTAATAAGAGATTATATTTTAAATCTTAAGAATTACATAGGAGAAAATAAAGATGTATTAGCTCCAGATGTAGGAACAGATAGTAAAACTATGGCTTTAATTTTTGAAGAATACAAAAATATAAATAATGAAATATCATTTGCAATTACAACAGGAAAATCAGAATATCTTGGAGGTTTATCATATAGAAAAAAATCAACAGGATATTCAGTAGCCTATTTTTTAGATAAATTCTTAAAAATAAATAATATAAAAAATCCAAAAATTGGAATACATGGCTTTGGAAAAGTAGGTAAGTTTACAGCATATAAGCTTAATGAACTTGGATATAAAATATCAGGAATTTCCGATTCTAAAGGTGGAATAATATCTGACAATTTAGATATAGAAAAACTAATTAATATAAAAAAAGAAAAAGGTTCTGTTATTTATTATCCAGCTAATAAGAAAGTTTCTTCAAGTGAGTTTTTAGAAGAAGATTTTGATGTTTTGATAATAGCATCCTTTGAAAATGTAATAAATAAGGAAAATGTAAATAATATTAAAGCTAAAATTCTTGTAGAAGGAGCCAATTTTCCTATATCCGTAGATGTAGAAGATATATTACTTAACAAAGGTATTAAAATACTTCCAGATATAATAGTTAATGGTGGTGGGGTTTTTATAAGTTATTTTGAATGGATTAAAGGGAAAACTTATCAGGAATTTTCAGAAGAATATTTAGATACTAAATTAAAATCAAAAATAGATGAAATATTTAATAAAGTAAGCTTGATTTCTATGAAAGAAAATTTAGATTTTAGAAAAGCAGCTTATAAATTAGCTTTAAATAAATTCTTAGATAGATTTTATGAAATTTACTAA
- a CDS encoding cytochrome-c peroxidase gives MKSFIKALIIVLTAFHFIYAKEPIKPIPQKIDYNKEKAELGKMLFFDKNLSSDKTISCASCHDPNHGGADPRPVSTGVKGRKGYANAPTVFNSYFNFRQFWNGRAKDLKEQANGPIHNPIEMNMNKEKIEKYLRSNEFYRKMFKKVYGRKPTYEDALDAIVEFEKALITPNSKFDRYLRGEVKLSPLELKGYKLFKTLGCITCHNGINIGGNSFQKMGVIYPYVRKEKTPDRYAITYKEEDKMVFKVPSLRNIALTAPYFHDGSAKTLEEALIKMAYHNLGFTLTEEEIKALVAFLKTLTGEKPEILRK, from the coding sequence ATGAAAAGTTTTATAAAGGCTTTAATAATTGTCTTAACAGCATTTCATTTTATCTATGCAAAAGAGCCTATAAAACCTATCCCCCAAAAGATTGATTACAATAAAGAAAAAGCAGAGCTTGGTAAAATGCTATTTTTTGATAAAAATCTTTCTTCTGATAAAACTATATCATGTGCAAGCTGTCATGACCCAAATCATGGAGGAGCAGATCCAAGACCTGTTTCTACTGGAGTAAAAGGAAGAAAAGGGTATGCAAATGCACCAACAGTTTTTAATAGCTATTTTAATTTCAGACAGTTTTGGAATGGAAGAGCAAAAGATTTAAAAGAGCAAGCTAATGGACCTATTCACAATCCAATTGAAATGAATATGAATAAAGAAAAGATTGAGAAATATTTAAGAAGTAATGAATTTTATAGAAAAATGTTTAAAAAAGTATATGGAAGAAAACCAACATATGAAGATGCTTTAGATGCAATTGTAGAATTTGAAAAAGCATTAATTACACCAAACTCAAAATTTGATAGATATTTAAGAGGAGAAGTAAAACTATCTCCTTTGGAATTAAAAGGATATAAACTTTTTAAAACCTTAGGATGCATTACCTGCCATAATGGTATAAATATTGGTGGAAACAGCTTTCAAAAAATGGGTGTTATATATCCTTATGTTAGAAAAGAAAAAACACCGGATAGATATGCCATTACATATAAAGAAGAAGATAAAATGGTATTTAAAGTTCCATCTTTAAGAAATATAGCTTTAACAGCACCTTATTTTCATGATGGAAGTGCTAAAACTTTGGAAGAAGCACTAATAAAAATGGCATATCATAATCTTGGTTTTACATTGACCGAAGAAGAAATAAAAGCCTTAGTAGCATTTTTAAAAACATTAACAGGAGAAAAACCTGAGATTTTAAGAAAATAA
- a CDS encoding EAL domain-containing protein, with translation MKRINIEILLVIIFALIGLGLILYKEYFYNLHIQKNNTLYFSFLELNKDLIKLKNEIFKANYYLYIDNDNFVKEIKNIENLIQKLKNDKHFNSKIHKEAYKEFLSFAKSFNIYKENLYRFLTYNATIKNSATYIPTLVLRSFSVFDSKKDINLIIFLNKIETEVFISKNAKDYSFIPDLKKYLRKLKEIEKKRKGKEKELLTTFEKHLEIFINYFPKTVKLVEKLSDNTLENKLKNVILKFQKSTKTELNSIKFYDRLFTLLYIFSILVIIYFLFYTEKKKKELQIALITDTLTKLGNRFKFLQDKNKFKEPVFILINIDRFKDINEFYGNSFGNKVLIKYSQIIRSVASKVLRNNCICYRFDSDNFGILFERKSQDIIYISERILKGTNNIRLSIDGIDIDIFASMGVSSYKEKLLETAEMALKKAKEDKTKRFYIFSPEIDKTKEIEKNIKQLRELKLAIKENRLVAFYQPIFDLKTGEIVKYEALARIIKEDGSIIYPGKFLPIAEAAKLNAEITKIILKQVLEKIKETKNNISINLSYYDVESDICRNAVMEMLMENKELAKYLTFEILETEDISDYELYKNFIDEVKKLGCSVVIDDFGSGYSNFDRILKMNIDTIKIDGSLIKNIDKDRISYLVVSTIVDFAKKANIKTVAEFIHSEEVLKIVKELGIDEGQGFYLGKPKPDIT, from the coding sequence TTGAAAAGGATAAATATAGAGATATTACTTGTTATAATTTTTGCTTTAATAGGTTTAGGTTTAATTTTATATAAAGAATATTTTTATAATCTTCATATCCAGAAGAACAATACACTATATTTTAGTTTTTTAGAGCTTAATAAAGATTTAATTAAACTGAAAAATGAGATTTTCAAGGCTAATTATTATTTATATATAGATAACGATAATTTTGTAAAAGAAATAAAAAATATAGAAAATCTTATCCAAAAATTAAAAAATGATAAACATTTTAATTCTAAGATTCATAAAGAAGCCTATAAAGAGTTTTTAAGTTTTGCAAAATCATTCAATATTTATAAGGAAAATTTATATAGATTTTTAACATACAATGCAACTATAAAAAATAGTGCAACATATATTCCAACACTTGTTCTTCGTTCTTTTTCTGTTTTTGATTCTAAAAAAGATATAAATTTAATAATCTTTTTAAATAAGATTGAAACAGAAGTTTTTATATCAAAAAATGCTAAAGATTATAGTTTTATTCCAGATTTAAAAAAATACCTAAGGAAATTAAAAGAAATAGAAAAGAAAAGAAAAGGTAAAGAGAAAGAACTTCTTACTACTTTTGAAAAACATTTAGAAATTTTTATAAACTACTTTCCCAAAACTGTAAAATTAGTTGAAAAACTCTCAGATAACACTCTTGAAAATAAACTTAAAAATGTAATTCTTAAATTTCAAAAAAGCACAAAAACTGAGCTTAATAGTATAAAGTTCTACGATAGGCTATTTACTTTATTGTATATCTTCAGTATTTTAGTGATTATATATTTTTTATTCTATACTGAAAAGAAAAAGAAAGAACTACAAATTGCGTTAATAACAGATACTTTAACAAAACTTGGAAATAGATTTAAATTTCTACAAGATAAAAATAAATTTAAAGAACCTGTTTTTATTTTAATAAATATAGATAGATTTAAGGATATAAACGAATTTTACGGAAATAGTTTTGGTAATAAAGTTTTAATAAAATATTCGCAAATAATAAGGTCTGTAGCTTCAAAGGTTTTAAGAAATAACTGTATATGTTATAGATTTGACTCAGATAATTTTGGAATACTATTCGAAAGAAAATCGCAAGATATTATATATATATCAGAAAGAATTTTAAAAGGGACAAACAATATAAGATTATCAATAGATGGCATAGATATTGATATTTTTGCATCAATGGGTGTTAGCAGTTATAAAGAAAAGTTATTAGAAACTGCAGAAATGGCTTTAAAAAAAGCTAAAGAAGACAAAACAAAAAGATTTTATATATTTTCTCCTGAAATTGATAAAACAAAAGAGATTGAAAAAAATATAAAACAGTTAAGGGAATTAAAATTAGCTATAAAAGAAAACAGATTAGTTGCATTTTATCAACCTATTTTTGATTTAAAAACTGGGGAAATAGTAAAGTATGAAGCCTTAGCGAGAATTATAAAAGAAGATGGTTCAATTATTTATCCTGGAAAATTTTTACCTATAGCAGAAGCAGCAAAACTTAATGCAGAAATAACGAAAATAATATTAAAACAAGTATTAGAGAAAATAAAGGAAACTAAAAATAATATTAGCATTAATTTATCTTATTATGATGTTGAAAGTGATATTTGTAGAAATGCAGTAATGGAAATGTTAATGGAAAACAAAGAATTAGCAAAATATTTAACATTTGAGATTTTAGAAACTGAAGATATTAGTGATTATGAATTATATAAAAACTTTATAGATGAAGTAAAGAAATTAGGATGCTCAGTAGTAATAGATGATTTTGGTAGTGGTTATTCAAACTTTGATAGAATACTAAAAATGAATATAGATACAATTAAAATAGATGGAAGTTTAATAAAAAATATTGATAAAGATAGAATCAGCTATTTAGTTGTTTCTACAATAGTTGATTTTGCAAAAAAGGCAAATATAAAAACTGTAGCAGAGTTTATTCATTCTGAAGAAGTATTAAAAATAGTAAAAGAACTTGGAATAGATGAAGGGCAAGGTTTTTATCTTGGTAAGCCTAAACCTGATATTACTTGA
- a CDS encoding CDP-alcohol phosphatidyltransferase family protein, with amino-acid sequence MSEFIKQMKPHFEKATEPIILFFDKLNLSPNVLTISGLIFTAIGSYFMLQKQFILAGFIIGIGALFDALDGHLARTSGKTSKFGAFFDSVIDRISDALPLIAIAIIFKEDTIFLAITIFTIIFSFLVSYTRARAEGLGIECKVGIFERPERLIILIISLILNQVEIGILILLIGSFITFLQRFFYVYKFK; translated from the coding sequence GTGAGTGAGTTTATAAAACAGATGAAACCACATTTTGAAAAAGCTACAGAGCCTATAATACTTTTTTTTGATAAATTAAATCTATCCCCAAATGTTTTAACTATTTCAGGACTGATTTTTACTGCTATAGGAAGTTATTTTATGCTTCAAAAGCAGTTTATTTTGGCAGGATTTATTATTGGAATTGGCGCTTTATTTGATGCTTTAGATGGACATTTAGCAAGGACTTCTGGAAAAACATCAAAATTTGGAGCCTTTTTTGATTCAGTAATAGATAGAATCTCTGATGCACTTCCTTTAATTGCTATAGCTATAATTTTTAAAGAAGATACTATTTTTTTAGCTATTACTATTTTTACAATTATATTTTCTTTTTTAGTTAGTTATACAAGAGCAAGAGCAGAAGGACTTGGAATTGAGTGTAAAGTTGGAATTTTTGAAAGACCTGAAAGATTAATAATTTTAATAATCTCTTTAATTTTAAATCAGGTTGAGATAGGAATTTTAATATTATTAATAGGTTCTTTTATTACTTTCTTGCAAAGATTCTTTTATGTTTATAAATTCAAGTAA
- a CDS encoding phosphoribosylanthranilate isomerase has protein sequence MFIKVCGITDKKQAKQIEDYGATHIGVIHFEKSPRHININKIKDIKENLQKSKLVAVVVNPTEDLVKKLLDITDIIQFHGDESLEFIKKFPKERVIKAFRIKDENSIEKIKPFVNENYLILIDAYSEKEYGGTGKQINQKLVLKVKNLTDRFILSGGLDEKNVYELIKKYKPFGVDASSKLELKPGIKDLNKVKNYIINAKKAFGEISE, from the coding sequence ATGTTTATAAAAGTTTGTGGAATAACAGATAAAAAGCAAGCAAAACAGATAGAAGATTATGGAGCTACACATATAGGAGTTATCCATTTTGAGAAAAGTCCAAGACATATAAATATTAATAAGATTAAAGATATAAAAGAAAATTTACAAAAATCTAAGCTTGTAGCAGTTGTAGTTAACCCTACGGAAGATTTAGTAAAAAAACTTTTAGATATTACTGATATTATCCAGTTTCATGGAGATGAAAGTTTAGAATTTATAAAAAAGTTTCCAAAAGAAAGAGTAATTAAAGCATTTAGAATAAAAGATGAAAATTCAATAGAAAAAATTAAACCCTTTGTTAATGAAAATTACTTAATCTTAATAGATGCATATTCAGAAAAAGAGTATGGAGGAACTGGGAAACAGATAAATCAAAAACTTGTATTAAAAGTAAAAAATCTTACAGATAGGTTTATTTTATCAGGTGGACTTGATGAAAAGAATGTTTATGAATTAATAAAGAAATATAAACCTTTTGGAGTTGATGCTTCTTCAAAACTTGAACTAAAACCTGGAATAAAAGATTTAAATAAGGTAAAAAATTATATAATAAATGCTAAAAAAGCCTTTGGAGAGATAAGTGAGTGA
- a CDS encoding HEPN domain-containing protein has protein sequence MDWKNKWLNKAKEHYKAGLKLYNEGFYRDSLSRLYYSAYSLMVAECGKAPTGRWTHKGILKPFFKSIYLKEKTLSKTNSERLKEFYERRRIADYELDTIEKEEVKTYIELIENIFEVVKND, from the coding sequence TTGGACTGGAAGAATAAATGGTTAAATAAAGCTAAAGAGCATTATAAAGCAGGCTTAAAACTATACAATGAAGGCTTTTACAGAGATAGTTTATCAAGGCTTTATTACAGTGCTTATTCTTTAATGGTAGCAGAATGTGGTAAAGCCCCAACTGGAAGATGGACTCATAAGGGAATATTGAAACCATTTTTTAAAAGTATTTATCTAAAAGAAAAGACTTTAAGTAAAACAAATTCTGAGAGGCTAAAAGAATTTTACGAAAGAAGAAGAATTGCTGACTATGAATTAGATACTATAGAAAAAGAAGAAGTTAAGACATATATTGAACTTATAGAAAATATTTTTGAGGTAGTAAAAAATGATTAA